CGACCAGTATAAAGGGCAGACAGATAACTTGACCCCTTCTTGCTCACGGACGAGCATCAATAGAGAAAAGATTTCGTTTAAGTTTTATTGAGGCAAATCATGAAACTTCCGTTTCCTTTAAACCCAGATTTTGAACAAATCAAACAAACGCTAAGACTGAATGCCTTCTCTATTTGGAAGATTCCGCTGATCTTTATCACCCAACCAAGAGTAATTGAACTGAGCGAGTCCGCTTGCAAACTAAAAATGCCTCTTAACTATTGGACAAAAAATCACTTAGGAAGCATGTACTTTGGAGCACTTTCGATTGGGGCCGACTGTGCCGCTGGGCTGTTCGCTCTTCATATTGCTGAAAAAAGGAAGATTAAAATTTCTTTCGTATTCGCAAGCTTCATGGCCACATTTCATAAAAGGCCCGAAGGACCCGTCGTTTTTGTATGCGAAGACTCAATTGCTATTAATAGGCTTTTCGATAAAGCAGTGCAAACCAAAGAGCGGCAAACTGAGCTCATCGAAATCAGGGCCTATTTGGAAGGCCAAGAGAATAAAGAACCAGTTGCTTCATTTAGTTTAGGATTATCAATCAAGGTTAAAAATTAAGGTTTCACCTAAAAACATTAAATCGACCGATCTAACTGGCGATCGCTTTGCATTTTTTCAAATACAGCGCTCATCGTAAGAAAAAGGTCATTCGTCCCAGAATTGAAGACTCTCTTACGGCTTCGCAATCAAGTTGTAACTTCTCGTCACGAAAATTATTGTCGACTCCTAGGTCTTTGTACCACTTACCGCGGCAGTTCATCTTAAATCGAATAGCAAGCTTGGGAAGACTGTTATGTTCGAAAAATCCAAGTAGCTCCGATGAGTTGTTGTTATAGTCTTTTTTGAAAATAGCTAACTCTGTGGGCACATAATTTTCGTAAAAAAGTTGATCCGCACCTTTTCGTTGAATGTTCGAATCCGCACCGTCGTCTATGTTTCTCAAGATTGCTACTCGCATGTGTGCCACATAATCAGAGACTTCTGCGCAGTGACCGCTCAGTCTTAACCCTTCCCAGTGTTTTCGAATTGGGTTTTTAAAGTAGACAGCACCTAACTCTGTGTTTTGGGTGACAATCAAAGAGGTATCGCTTAACAACCTTCCTGTAGGAACATCTTCTTTAAATGCTACGCTCAACCAGTTCTGCCTATCGCCGGATAACTTAATCTCGTCGGGCGACATAGTTACGGGATTTTCACCCCCTAGTGTCTCATTTGTTGAACCCAAATATGCTCTCATATCTCGCCAGTTGTGACAGGCAAGTTTATTATTAGCTCCACTAAGCCCCATCTTATACAACTCATCGCTCTTCAAATGGCTTAAGTCGAAGTCCATCGACTCTGGAACAAATTTTCGTTTTGTAATATCCACCCAAATAGAATTCGAACCATGAATCGAATATCCATTTGCGACCCTTCCTTGTCTTGTCTGCTGAGCTTCTATCGGATGGAACTTAAGATAAAGCTCACTTGCGAGCGAGATCTGCGCGGCGAACACGGTACAGAATAAGGCAATCATCGTTTTAAAAGTTTTCGCAAATAATGCCATTTTTTTACCTATCCTCTGGTTTATATGTAGTATCTAATTCGTCCGCCGAAACTTCGCGAGCCACAAAACCACCTCGCACGGTTCCTTTGAAGCCCTGACAAATATTGAAGTTGAGTAAGGATTATACTCCGAATTCACCAACATGAGTGACTGAAAAGATTGCATTTTCGAGGGCCCAAATTTGACTCCGAGCTATCGTGTGCCCGCTGCAAGTCGCCACCTGATCGACTTGCATGTGTGACGACCCTCGAAGGTTCGGAGAGCCTCGCATTTAAACTAACTCGTAATTTAGAAAAAGCTTATTCCAGTTTGGGGGCGAAGTATTTTTCGTAAACGTCATGATCGAGCTCGCGCAGCTCTTGAAGTGAGGGTTTCTCGGGCTTCTCAGGGGCCTTATCGAGCAGATTTGCGACCACAGCAGATTGAATTTCATCTAGAGTTTTGGCACCTTTGGCCTTCTCTGCCAACTTCGGATCGTAGCGTTTGATGTCGGCAATGGTGACCGCCTTGGCCTTAGCATCGAGTTGCTCAATTTCCTTTTTCACTTCTGGTGAGACTTTTTGACTCTTCTGAGCCTCTAGCCCTAAAATAAAGGTTTCTAGTTGAATCTTGAGAAGCTCCTGCTTAGAACTTTTATCAATTTTTAGCGTCGGCTCCTTATGGATTCCTGGTTTGATGGCAGCTTTATAAGAAGACTCCACGATGATTGGGGGAGCTGAGTCGCTAGAGCTTAGTGGTTTTACTTCCACTTGCCCCCTCATCACGGCCACGTCGGTTTCATCAGCATTGGGTCTATAATGTATAAAGAAATCTGTCCCTCTCACACCCGAAACAACGCTTTTGGTTTTAACCTTTAGACCCTTCATCGGACCCTGAGGATTTACGACACTTCGTATCTGACCGTAGATAAGATTCATAATCATTGTCTTAGCATCCTTTGAACCACTGCTACTTTCCCAGTTGATAGAAAAGGCCGAATTGGTGCCGACGGTCATTTGATCTCCAGTCGGGAAAATAATTCTGACATGGCCGTCTGTGCCGGTGCTCACAACATCGCCCAAGAAAACTTTCAGCCCTGCTTTTGCCTTTTTCATTTGGTAAAACTGTTCTTCGAACTTCACGTGGGGCCCAGACCCAACCTTCGTCTGGCTTGGGTTTGAGTAAATTTCTACACGCCCTCTCGATGCGACTACGACCCCGTTGCCGGCGGCAAAGGCAAATAACGGAAGTATCAACACTCCTGACAACATCAGAAACATATGCTTAAGCGTAGACAACATAGTACAGATCTCCCTATTCTGTTTTTGATAGATTTTCTTATTGCAACACTAAACGGAGCGCGAACCAAACATGTATTTGAAGAATATTTTTATCAAAAATATCTTATCAGCATTGATCGCTCTACTGCTTATTATAGTTGGAGATCCTGCTGAAGCACTTGCTCAGGCCGCAAGCGAGAAACCTACAGAGCCCAAAGACGCTTTATTGTACCCAGAGCTGAATGTAAACCCATCGGCCAGCGATCGCTTGCTACGAGCCGCAAAAGACGAGCAATCGAATCGATGGATCACTCACTGGCCCATCCAGGTTTCTGCATTGGCTACGCTGTATTCTGGATTAACCATAGGTCAGCACCCGAAGAAGGCCACCGAAACAGACAGAGAAACGAGCGAGTGGGCAAAGAATGTCGCCTACGGTGTTGGAGGGGGCTGGATTTTAGCAACGATCGTTCTCAGTGCTGCACATCAGCCCTATCTCGAAGGCTATAACGAAGTGAAGAGGCTTTCTGAAAAGACAATGTCAGAAAAATTAACCAAGGAGCGAATTGCTGAAGAACACTTACGAAAACCAGCTGAGCTTGGCCATAAAATTATGTACATCAGTATCGCTACTAACCTCGGAGCTTCACTCTTTGCCGCGTCCGCCGGGGAGCGTCCAGCAGAGATTATGGGCATTGTTTCTGCTGTTCTATCTTTGACTCCATTGATTTTTCGGTCGAACTGGATCGAGGAATACGACACGCATTTAGATTATAAAAAGAAGATTTACGGCCCCGTAGCTTACTTCGGATTTATTCCTTCTTTTGATTCGCAGGGAGTCGATTTGGCACCTTCGACAAATCTTTCTTGGCGCTTTTAGTAGTTTGCCTCGGAGTTTTTTGGGCTAAACTATTAGTCCCTTCGACTTTTGGATTCTTCAGTCTCATTTCAGAATCTTGCGCGGCTTGGGTCGTGCCGCCTACAGACGCATCATCATTCTTAGCAGGGTTTTTTAAAGCGGTTTTAATTTTAGATTGAATTGACTTAGCAGATTCGTCAGCTCGTTTTGCTAAACTAATCTGTTCAGGGTTTGTAAGTCCTGCCAGTTTTAGCCCCATGTTTACGGCTGTTTCTTTAGTTCCAGCAAGCCCATCTTGCTTGAGAGCATAGACATAGGCGGTGCGAAAATTCTCCTCGGCATCTGGGTGATAGCTAAGAACCTCGTGAGTTAAAGTAAGAGATTTAGCGAGTGTAAAACCAGCTTCTTGGTGATCGATAAGAAAGTGAAATAGTCTTTCAAATGAGCCAAAAACATCCCGCTGGAACTTTTCAGCCACGGCCAACCACTTGGACGACCATTCAGCACACTGGGGCTTCGAATATTCGACCTCGCCAGAATCTAAGCAAAAAGCAACGAACTGGTTGTAAGTGGCAGAAATGACTTCCGGTGGCGCTGCGGTATCAAGGCTCCACCTTTGCGCAAGCCTGAGAGATGTCCACAAATCCAAATCGAGTCTTTCTTTTGAATAGGCATTTTCAAACAAAGTCACAAACGAGTGTAAGTAGCCATCACTCTTTTGACTCAATTTCACCGCGAGCGGAATGGAATTAGCTGGAGTGACTCCGACTTTAGCCATCATTTCAAAAGCGCGTACAAAGCGAGCCGCTGCACCTGTGCACCCCTCAGCAACCTGCAAGGCTATATTTTGCGATGAGGCATCTAAGAGTGGAGTTTGATCCCAAGAGCGCAAGAACTCGAGCGTTGTGACGAACTCTTTGCTAGAGCTGCACCCTTGCCCGCTTAAGACTTTCCAATCTGGATTTTTTTGAGGTGCAGGGTCGGTTACGTTCACCTCTGAATGTGCACAAAATGGTAACAAGACAGCGAGCAGCAAAAAATACGGTAAACTTTTGTTTTGAATCATTATGAGATTTATCGGAGATTTAGTGTCGGCAGATAAGCCTTCTTTCAGTCAAAAGTTGGGGCACCGTAATGAATCCTGTAATTGATCCTGTTGATGATCCTATTAATGGTCCTGTTGCTGATACAGCAATCGACTTTTTTGTTGAACCAGCAATCGACCTTGTTGTTGATTTAGTAATTGATCCCGTTGACGAGCCAGTTACCCGTCCACTGTTAAAAAGTCCTTGCTTGGTCTCGTTACGCCGTCACGTCCCCGTTTATTTAGCTCGCTCTGTGAAGTGCTTTCGCAAATCTGCCAACCTGCTCTTGTGTATTACGCTTCTGGTCTGTTTTTACTCGCTCAGGGCTCGAACCCAGGTTTCCCTGACAGACCAAAGTCCGGCTTCAATAGACTGGAAGTTTATCGAGACGGATTCGGTAAAGATTGTGTATCCATCACGTTTAAGAAAAAAGGCTGCGCAGATTGCCGAACTTATCGGTCATTATTCTCAGTATGTGGGCCGATCTTACGATCAGCAGAAACCACGCAAGTTCACACTTATATTGCGACCCGAGATGGCCTCGCCAAACGGATTCGTCACGCGGTCGCCGTTTAGGTCGGAGTGGTATTCATCTACCACTATAAACCCATTTATCGGAGGCTTAGACTGGTACCAGGCGCTATCTATTCATGAGTATCGCCATGTTGTTCAGCTCGATTATTTTGATCAAGGCCTCGCCTCTACATTGAACTATCTATTTGGTGATACTGGTCTCGATCTTGCGCAAGTCTTCGCACTTCAGCCCTGGTTCCACGAAGGAGACGCCGTTTGGGCGGAGACCAAGTACAGCGATGCAGGTCGTGGCCGATCGCCGCGTTTTTTGGCAAGGCTGAAAGCATTGATGCTGGCCGGAGAGACTCCCTCTTACGATCAGTTTATCAGTGGTACCTATAGCAATGAACTCGTTAATCACTATGTTTTTGGCTACATTCTAGTTTCTCAGGGATACAAAAAGTTTGGTGCCGATTTTTGGAAGAGTGTACTCGAGAGAAGCGCAGACTTTCCGTACCCTACCCGCATCACGCAGGCTTTTGAGCGGGTTTCTGGCCAAGACTTTTTTGATTTCTACGAAGAAACGTTTAACGATCTCAAACAAGTATGGTCAAAAGATCGCTTTAGCAATCTTGAGCCAACTGAATTCTCTGAAAAAATGAACCCTCAGTACGCTGGGGGGAGTTTGTATTTTGTAGAAAAAGATCTAAATTCATTTTCTGCTATCTTTCGCATGACGAAAAAAGGCAAAGAAAAAATTCGTGATATTCCCTACTCCGATATGTTTTCACGTTTAGACTTTCGGGGCAGCCACGCCATCTTCGTGGAGCAGCTTCCACATTGGAGATACGGGTTTAAGAGTTTTTCTGATCTCGTGCTTGTCGACTTAAAAGAGAGATCTCTCAAATATATCACATCGGGCGAACGACTTTACAATCCTCACTTCAACATATCGGGCGATAGGATTGTCGCGAGCGAATTTTTTGACGAGGCTCATTCGAAAATTCAGGAGTTTGAAATTTCTGGCGAGCGCGCAAGAGCGCTTGCCATACCTGGGCTCGATCTTATTGAAGCTGTTCCCACTTCAGAAAACAGAGTTGTTGTGATTGCTGTCGACCGCTGGGGTTTCAAATCGATCATTCTTGCTGAGTTTGGGAATCAAAACTTTCGCACGCTTATACCAAAGACGAGGAACAATATTTTTTGGCTCCAACATAGTGCCGGTGCGGTTCTTTTTGAAGCTCAGTACAAGGGATACAGCGAGGTATTTAAACTCGACATAAAATCGAATACGGTTTTTAGATGCACCCACAGTAAAATTGCCTCATATGCGCCGGCCTTTGCGAACAATTCTTTTGTTTTCTCGGAGCAAACACCCTATGGCTCTCGGCTAAAAAAACGCCCTCTTGCCGATTGCAAAAAAATCGAGCTTGGTGATCTTACAGACTACAATTACCTTAGCGATCAACCTAGCGACAATTATAACAATTTTGAAACCAACCGAAGCTATGACCTTGTCAATTTTTCGCAAAATACGCTAGAGACCCAGAACAAAGAAAACAGTAAGAATTCTGATTTCGAAAAATCTGCCGATACCACAACCCAGTTTAACGAGGGAGACTACGGTAGCTTTGACTCAAGAGCCTTCATCCCGCATTCATGGGGATTTTTTGTTGGCAATGGCTTTGGCCTTAGCTTACTGACTGACAATTACCTAGGTGATTTTGGC
The Bdellovibrionales bacterium CG10_big_fil_rev_8_21_14_0_10_45_34 genome window above contains:
- a CDS encoding DUF4442 domain-containing protein, coding for MKLPFPLNPDFEQIKQTLRLNAFSIWKIPLIFITQPRVIELSESACKLKMPLNYWTKNHLGSMYFGALSIGADCAAGLFALHIAEKRKIKISFVFASFMATFHKRPEGPVVFVCEDSIAINRLFDKAVQTKERQTELIEIRAYLEGQENKEPVASFSLGLSIKVKN